A part of Negativicoccus succinicivorans genomic DNA contains:
- the rbsD gene encoding D-ribose pyranase — MQKHGILNSKIAKVLADLGHTDRIMIADCGLPIPREVERIDLALEFGVPSFLDVLRIVMDNMKVEQYLIASEMDSQNLPLFQEMQQLMGDIPGAYVTHERLKEYSHDVKAIIRTGEATPYANVILQSGCIF, encoded by the coding sequence ATGCAGAAACACGGAATTTTGAACAGCAAGATTGCGAAAGTACTTGCCGATCTCGGTCACACCGATCGGATCATGATTGCCGACTGCGGGTTACCGATTCCGCGCGAAGTGGAACGCATTGATCTGGCGCTGGAGTTCGGTGTGCCGTCTTTTTTGGACGTGCTGCGCATCGTCATGGATAACATGAAAGTGGAACAGTACCTGATTGCGAGCGAAATGGATTCACAAAATTTGCCGCTGTTTCAGGAGATGCAACAATTAATGGGAGATATCCCCGGTGCGTATGTAACGCATGAACGCTTGAAGGAATATTCGCACGACGTCAAAGCGATTATTCGTACGGGTGAGGCGACGCCGTATGCCAATGTGATTTTACAAAGCGGCTGTATCTTTTAG
- a CDS encoding QueT transporter family protein, which translates to MNTRMLVINAVLAAVYALLTVALAPFSYGPVQVRLSEVLTLLAFYQPKVVPGLILGCLLANLASPFGMIDIVVGTFATAIAVYGMRYMPNIWTASLLPVVSNGVLIGAELAYLGALEGESVGLTMLYIAAGEFVAVSVLGCVLMPLLWRNTAFRRLLQDL; encoded by the coding sequence ATGAATACTCGTATGCTCGTCATCAATGCGGTGTTGGCCGCAGTGTACGCGCTCCTTACGGTCGCGCTGGCGCCGTTCAGCTACGGACCCGTGCAGGTACGTTTATCGGAGGTACTGACGCTGCTCGCGTTTTACCAACCGAAAGTCGTACCGGGGTTAATTCTCGGCTGCCTGCTTGCCAACCTTGCGAGCCCGTTCGGCATGATCGACATTGTGGTCGGCACGTTCGCCACCGCGATCGCCGTCTACGGTATGCGCTACATGCCCAACATCTGGACCGCTTCGCTCTTGCCCGTTGTCTCCAACGGGGTGCTCATCGGCGCGGAGCTTGCGTACCTCGGTGCGCTCGAAGGCGAAAGCGTCGGTTTAACCATGCTCTACATTGCCGCCGGCGAATTCGTCGCAGTCAGCGTGTTAGGCTGCGTACTGATGCCGCTTTTATGGCGCAATACCGCATTTCGACGACTCTTGCAGGACCTATAA
- a CDS encoding nucleoside phosphorylase has protein sequence MSIHLQGVTPGSLGEATLLVGDPGRIPLVTDHWQNVTELCRNREFVVCSGTYEDKLFSVCSTGIGLGSTEIAVMELIENGAQAFVRVGGCGSWREDIPAGALLFNHAMIRDKSLLHAYVDDNYPAAADPLLWHALYQEACRQKKQAFYGIGFTAGTYYLGQGRSVPWSETPAESKLMADLKTRGIINCDMETAIIYTLASLYNIPAANCLVCHVNRDENVFVSQEDYQEMHREAAGLVLKALTSRTRA, from the coding sequence ATGAGCATTCACTTGCAAGGCGTTACGCCCGGCTCTTTAGGCGAGGCGACATTGCTCGTTGGCGATCCCGGTCGCATTCCGCTGGTCACCGATCATTGGCAAAATGTCACCGAACTTTGCCGAAATCGCGAGTTCGTCGTCTGTTCCGGTACGTACGAAGACAAATTGTTTTCGGTCTGCTCGACCGGTATCGGCCTGGGATCGACGGAAATCGCCGTGATGGAGCTTATCGAAAACGGCGCGCAAGCATTTGTGCGCGTCGGCGGTTGCGGCAGCTGGCGGGAGGATATTCCCGCCGGCGCGCTGCTATTCAATCACGCTATGATCCGTGACAAATCTCTTTTGCACGCGTACGTCGACGACAATTATCCCGCCGCGGCCGATCCTCTGCTATGGCACGCTTTGTATCAGGAAGCTTGTCGGCAAAAAAAGCAAGCCTTTTACGGTATCGGCTTTACGGCAGGCACGTACTATCTCGGTCAGGGCCGCTCTGTCCCCTGGTCCGAAACTCCTGCGGAAAGCAAGCTGATGGCGGATCTTAAAACGCGCGGCATCATCAACTGCGATATGGAAACGGCGATCATTTATACTCTTGCCTCTCTGTATAATATTCCCGCCGCCAATTGTTTGGTCTGCCATGTAAATCGGGATGAAAATGTTTTCGTCAGCCAAGAAGACTATCAGGAGATGCACCGCGAAGCGGCCGGTCTTGTCCTGAAGGCGCTCACAAGCCGCACCCGCGCGTAA
- a CDS encoding DNA-3-methyladenine glycosylase, giving the protein MSALNWFRRPRFTQEELTTDAVTAARRLLGATLWHRSPEGLVGIRLTETEAYGGTYRGHPDDASHAYRGETNRNRPMFGPAGHMYVYLVYGLHHCANIVVDVDGMPAAVLLRAGKIIYGDDLVRVRRAGIRPEHWADGPGKLARALGISTALSGKTVLSGYLQLRHGKIANDERIVRNVRRGIDYATYGKSFPWQFKLIKKRKND; this is encoded by the coding sequence ATGTCCGCGCTTAATTGGTTTCGCCGCCCGCGATTTACACAGGAAGAACTTACGACCGATGCCGTGACGGCGGCGCGTCGCCTTTTGGGCGCAACCCTTTGGCACCGCAGTCCCGAGGGACTGGTCGGCATCCGACTCACGGAAACGGAAGCCTACGGCGGCACCTATCGCGGCCATCCGGACGATGCGTCGCACGCGTATCGCGGCGAAACGAATCGCAATCGTCCCATGTTCGGTCCCGCCGGTCATATGTATGTGTATCTTGTTTACGGCTTGCACCACTGCGCCAACATTGTCGTCGATGTGGACGGCATGCCGGCCGCCGTGCTCTTGCGCGCGGGTAAAATCATTTACGGCGACGATTTGGTGCGTGTACGCCGCGCCGGCATCCGACCGGAGCACTGGGCCGACGGTCCCGGAAAACTGGCGCGCGCGTTGGGGATAAGCACCGCGCTTTCCGGCAAAACCGTCTTGTCTGGCTATTTGCAATTGCGGCACGGCAAAATCGCCAACGATGAAAGGATCGTACGCAATGTCCGCCGCGGCATTGATTATGCGACTTACGGAAAATCATTCCCCTGGCAATTCAAGCTGATCAAAAAACGAAAAAATGACTGA
- the rbsK gene encoding ribokinase: MAKLAVIGSCSVDLVVEAARRPQAGETLFAEHFFMSCGGKGANQAVAAARLGADVAMIGAIGEDAYGEMLCENFVKNGVDARFLMTLPGVSTGTAHITLTEGDNSILVVPAANFQLTAAHIEQALDQLGELDMVLLQNEVPQDVTEDAIRLCAERNIPVLWNPAPARELAPDVMAMCRYITPNDHELALLFDVADPLELSAEWQEKLIVTRGKNGVDYYDGKRVHRVAGETVTAVDTTGAGDTFNGAFAVAISEGQDLETALRFANHAAALSITAHGAQGAMPWRNEMEA, translated from the coding sequence ATGGCAAAATTGGCGGTTATCGGCAGTTGTTCTGTAGACTTGGTCGTGGAAGCGGCCCGGCGTCCGCAAGCGGGTGAGACGCTGTTTGCAGAACATTTTTTTATGAGTTGCGGCGGTAAAGGAGCCAATCAGGCGGTAGCGGCGGCACGACTCGGAGCGGACGTGGCAATGATCGGAGCCATCGGCGAAGATGCCTACGGGGAAATGCTCTGCGAAAATTTTGTAAAAAACGGCGTAGACGCCCGCTTTTTAATGACCCTTCCCGGCGTTTCCACGGGCACAGCGCACATTACGCTGACCGAAGGAGATAACAGCATATTGGTAGTGCCGGCGGCGAACTTTCAGTTGACGGCGGCGCATATTGAACAGGCGCTGGATCAGCTGGGGGAATTGGATATGGTGCTGTTGCAAAATGAGGTACCGCAGGATGTGACCGAAGACGCGATTCGTCTTTGCGCCGAACGGAACATTCCGGTACTTTGGAATCCGGCACCGGCGCGTGAATTGGCGCCGGACGTTATGGCGATGTGCCGCTACATTACGCCGAACGACCATGAATTGGCGCTCTTGTTTGATGTGGCGGATCCGTTGGAACTGTCGGCGGAATGGCAGGAAAAATTGATTGTGACGCGCGGCAAAAACGGCGTCGATTACTATGACGGCAAACGTGTTCACCGCGTCGCCGGGGAAACGGTCACCGCCGTCGATACGACCGGCGCGGGAGATACGTTCAACGGCGCGTTTGCAGTCGCGATCAGTGAAGGGCAGGATCTTGAAACGGCGCTTCGGTTTGCCAACCACGCGGCCGCACTTTCGATTACCGCGCACGGCGCGCAGGGCGCGATGCCGTGGCGCAACGAGATGGAGGCATGA
- a CDS encoding YbjN domain-containing protein, which translates to MAEATKAKALKEYFEANHPGIFQVEEIGDEIHTHVFRSHIQTEGQSLPTALFVDDTIYVMIRVQVATGALKEKNEEQVLTYLNEQNRSYKVFKYFLDEEGNIFLDACVPTTDDDFNPELIRVILDVMVGHLTENYSGLMKKIWA; encoded by the coding sequence ATGGCCGAGGCAACAAAAGCAAAAGCACTGAAAGAGTATTTTGAAGCAAATCATCCGGGTATCTTCCAGGTGGAAGAGATCGGTGATGAAATCCACACGCATGTGTTCCGTTCCCATATCCAAACGGAAGGTCAAAGCCTGCCGACGGCGCTTTTCGTCGATGACACCATCTACGTTATGATTCGTGTCCAGGTGGCGACGGGCGCGCTCAAAGAGAAAAATGAAGAACAGGTATTGACCTACCTGAACGAACAAAACCGTTCGTACAAAGTCTTCAAATATTTTCTCGATGAAGAAGGAAATATTTTCCTGGACGCCTGCGTACCGACAACGGATGATGACTTCAATCCGGAATTAATCCGTGTGATTTTGGATGTTATGGTCGGTCACCTGACGGAGAATTACTCCGGTCTGATGAAAAAAATCTGGGCGTAA
- a CDS encoding MFS transporter — protein MSYRNRILWSSIFGLGLESIDIMMLSFTLTSIMATFGLSGAQGGMISTVTNIGMLLGGIMFGLLADKYGRIKIFSYSILLFSIATAVIGFAPNIWWVAACRFLAGVGGGGEFGVGMAMLVEAFPRHERGKANSYVTIGGQVGAIIAALLAYFLLPVVGWRGLFIFGIIPVFLAVAVRYHLPETPQWLAAKEAAEAQGKSLNVSLSELVKTPRLAWTTVTLIIMSSVQVSGYFGLMTWLPSILQKQLGLTISGSALWTISTIVGMCLGMLLFGRFMDSLGAKKSYGIFLLCSAVSVLLYAYANSGIAILLGGAVVGFFANGMNAGYGTLISSFYPPNIRATANNTIFNIGRAIGGFSPIAIGYLLQYYTIGYAMLYFTVLYLISFAVMLTLKRDPSVVDAEEML, from the coding sequence ATGAGTTATCGAAATCGTATTTTGTGGTCATCTATTTTCGGCCTGGGGCTGGAAAGTATCGACATCATGATGCTGTCATTCACCTTGACATCCATTATGGCGACATTCGGCTTGAGCGGCGCGCAGGGCGGCATGATCTCGACCGTCACTAATATTGGCATGCTGCTGGGCGGAATTATGTTCGGTTTGCTCGCCGACAAATACGGGCGCATTAAGATTTTTTCCTATTCGATTCTGCTGTTTTCAATCGCCACTGCGGTAATCGGCTTCGCGCCCAACATTTGGTGGGTAGCGGCTTGCCGTTTCCTCGCCGGTGTAGGCGGCGGCGGTGAGTTCGGTGTGGGCATGGCGATGCTCGTGGAAGCGTTTCCGCGCCACGAACGCGGCAAGGCCAATTCCTACGTCACGATCGGCGGCCAAGTAGGCGCCATCATTGCGGCGCTGCTGGCGTACTTCCTGCTGCCTGTCGTCGGTTGGCGCGGTCTTTTCATCTTCGGTATCATACCGGTTTTTCTGGCGGTTGCGGTTCGTTACCACTTGCCGGAAACTCCCCAATGGCTCGCTGCTAAAGAAGCGGCGGAAGCGCAGGGAAAATCCTTAAATGTTTCTTTGTCGGAGCTGGTAAAAACGCCGCGCCTCGCGTGGACTACGGTGACGCTTATCATTATGTCGTCCGTGCAGGTCAGCGGCTACTTCGGCTTGATGACTTGGTTGCCTTCGATTTTGCAAAAACAGTTGGGGCTGACGATTTCCGGTTCCGCGCTTTGGACCATCAGCACCATCGTCGGCATGTGTCTGGGCATGCTTTTATTCGGACGTTTCATGGACAGCCTTGGCGCCAAAAAATCGTACGGCATCTTTCTTTTGTGCTCGGCCGTTTCGGTTCTGCTTTACGCTTATGCCAACAGCGGTATCGCCATCTTACTCGGCGGCGCGGTAGTCGGGTTCTTCGCCAACGGCATGAATGCGGGCTACGGCACCTTGATTTCAAGCTTTTATCCGCCCAATATTCGCGCTACTGCCAATAATACAATCTTTAATATCGGACGCGCGATCGGCGGTTTCTCACCGATCGCCATCGGTTATTTGTTGCAATACTATACCATTGGATACGCGATGCTCTACTTCACGGTGCTCTATTTGATCTCGTTCGCGGTGATGTTGACTTTGAAACGCGATCCGTCCGTCGTTGACGCGGAGGAAATGTTATGA
- the rbsB gene encoding ribose ABC transporter substrate-binding protein RbsB has translation MKLRKLLLVVMSLCLVVLMAGCGGSDKKEAPAAKTGEKITVGFSVSTLNNPFFVTLSDGVTEKAKALGVDVQTLDAGNDPAKQANDVADLIQHKVNVLLINPVDSAAIANSVEAANKAGIPVLMVDRASDGGQVVSLIASDNVKGGEMAAQYIIDKLGSNVAVAEMEGIPGASATRERGEGFHKLADSKLNIVAKQTAEFDRTKGLTVAENILQANPEIQAIFAHNDEMALGAIEAAKSAGKQVFIVGFDGTEDGIKAVKDGSMAATIAQQPKLMGEQGLEAAVKAVKKEAVADHIAVPLKLVTK, from the coding sequence ATGAAATTACGCAAGTTGTTACTCGTCGTGATGTCGCTTTGCCTGGTCGTTTTGATGGCCGGTTGCGGCGGCAGCGACAAAAAGGAAGCACCGGCGGCTAAAACCGGTGAAAAAATTACGGTAGGTTTCTCCGTATCGACTTTGAACAATCCGTTCTTCGTTACGTTGAGCGACGGTGTCACCGAAAAAGCGAAAGCTTTGGGCGTGGACGTGCAGACGCTTGACGCGGGGAACGATCCGGCTAAACAGGCCAATGATGTAGCGGACTTGATCCAACACAAAGTAAACGTTTTGTTGATCAACCCGGTCGACTCCGCGGCGATCGCCAACTCGGTCGAAGCAGCCAACAAAGCCGGTATCCCGGTTCTGATGGTAGACCGTGCTTCTGATGGCGGACAAGTCGTATCCCTGATCGCTTCCGATAATGTTAAAGGCGGCGAAATGGCGGCACAATACATCATCGATAAACTCGGTAGCAATGTAGCGGTTGCCGAAATGGAAGGTATCCCGGGCGCGTCTGCGACTCGTGAACGCGGCGAAGGCTTCCACAAACTCGCCGACAGCAAATTGAATATTGTCGCTAAACAGACGGCAGAATTCGATCGGACCAAAGGTCTGACGGTAGCAGAAAACATTTTGCAAGCCAACCCTGAAATCCAGGCTATTTTCGCGCACAATGATGAAATGGCACTCGGTGCTATTGAAGCGGCGAAGAGCGCCGGTAAACAAGTATTTATCGTCGGTTTTGACGGCACGGAAGACGGTATCAAAGCCGTTAAAGACGGTTCCATGGCAGCTACGATCGCGCAGCAGCCGAAACTGATGGGCGAACAGGGGCTTGAAGCCGCCGTTAAAGCGGTTAAAAAAGAAGCGGTTGCCGATCATATCGCGGTACCGTTGAAACTCGTCACGAAATAA
- a CDS encoding ABC transporter permease subunit, producing the protein MSTNVKNLLRNLGPLLGLVLLFVILTALNPTFLNPSNLSNLLRQVSVNALISFGMTFVILTGGIDLSVGSLLALSTALMAGMIKSGMDPVMSMALCCLIGIALGAANGLIITYGKVAPFIATLATMTIFRGATLVYSNGRPISGLTSHPFFTAFGVGDVFGVPVPAITTLLMFALCWFILNKTTLGRKTYAVGGSEKVSYIAGIHISRVKIFAYAITGLLTALAGIIITSRLNSAQPTAGTGYELDAIAAVVLGGTSLAGGKGRITGSLIGALIIATLTNGLNILNVSSFYQQVVKGGVILLAVLMDRKK; encoded by the coding sequence ATGTCGACAAATGTTAAAAATCTATTGCGTAATCTCGGACCGCTTTTAGGTCTGGTACTGCTGTTCGTCATTTTGACGGCACTCAATCCGACATTTCTTAATCCGTCCAACCTGTCGAACCTGCTGCGGCAAGTCTCGGTCAACGCGCTGATTTCCTTCGGTATGACCTTCGTCATTCTGACCGGCGGCATTGATCTTTCCGTCGGTTCACTGTTGGCGCTTTCGACCGCGTTGATGGCGGGCATGATCAAGAGCGGTATGGATCCGGTTATGAGCATGGCGCTCTGCTGTCTGATCGGCATCGCGCTCGGCGCGGCCAACGGACTCATCATCACGTACGGCAAAGTCGCACCGTTTATCGCGACCCTGGCGACGATGACGATCTTCCGCGGAGCGACGCTGGTGTACAGTAACGGTCGCCCGATCAGCGGCTTGACCTCGCATCCGTTTTTTACGGCGTTCGGTGTGGGCGATGTCTTCGGTGTGCCGGTACCGGCGATCACGACGCTGCTCATGTTCGCGCTTTGCTGGTTTATTTTAAATAAAACAACGCTCGGCCGGAAAACGTATGCGGTCGGCGGCAGTGAAAAAGTATCGTATATCGCGGGTATTCATATCTCGCGTGTCAAAATTTTCGCGTACGCGATCACGGGCCTTTTAACCGCGTTGGCGGGCATCATCATTACGAGCCGCCTCAACTCTGCCCAACCTACGGCAGGGACCGGTTATGAGCTTGACGCGATCGCTGCGGTCGTTTTGGGCGGGACCAGTCTGGCCGGTGGTAAAGGCCGCATCACGGGTTCTCTGATTGGTGCGTTGATCATCGCTACGCTCACAAACGGACTTAATATTTTGAATGTTTCCAGTTTTTACCAACAAGTTGTCAAAGGCGGCGTTATTTTGTTGGCGGTTCTGATGGATCGCAAAAAATAA
- a CDS encoding efflux RND transporter periplasmic adaptor subunit, with protein MQPRKKLWWGLGALLILLILGLGSWWYMARSKSVDVVIVKPVTEPLMITRDVTLAPLYSATVSPAASGPILGPVPTVGTNVSVNDHLFTIDVSPYEAQLARARNATSEASAAPAAPPVNTPVITEAQQLLQQGIITQAEYAKIVAREQAKQPSVYTPSATAAPDTSTIERQIAAANVTAPVAGKVTAVYVTADGVAVQDRPALVIASLSPLVGEMPLPNALTEAVQQARTAPETTLTLRVNGHDYFGEMTALSPTGGDVTALKFRFDNPGEVLQPATPYPLTLKLPTKVPLIHLPRSSNIGDDTVYIVTADGLIDARHVTTAYVDGDDWVVLAGLAVGERVIAAPAPHLEIGMHVDVRA; from the coding sequence ATGCAACCACGTAAAAAACTTTGGTGGGGACTCGGTGCCCTCCTTATTTTACTTATACTCGGTCTGGGCAGTTGGTGGTACATGGCGCGCAGCAAAAGCGTCGACGTAGTCATCGTCAAACCCGTCACCGAACCGCTCATGATTACGCGCGATGTGACCTTGGCGCCGTTGTACAGCGCGACCGTTTCACCGGCCGCGTCCGGGCCGATTCTCGGTCCGGTGCCTACGGTCGGCACGAATGTCAGTGTAAATGATCACTTATTCACGATCGATGTCAGTCCGTACGAGGCGCAGCTGGCGCGAGCGCGCAACGCCACAAGCGAAGCCTCCGCCGCGCCGGCCGCGCCGCCGGTCAACACACCCGTGATCACGGAGGCGCAACAACTTTTACAACAGGGCATTATTACGCAAGCGGAGTACGCCAAAATTGTCGCGCGCGAACAGGCGAAGCAACCGTCCGTGTATACTCCGTCCGCTACCGCGGCGCCGGACACTTCGACGATTGAACGTCAGATTGCCGCCGCCAACGTTACCGCGCCGGTCGCCGGAAAAGTCACCGCGGTGTACGTTACCGCTGACGGCGTGGCCGTGCAAGACCGTCCTGCGCTGGTCATCGCCTCCCTTTCGCCATTGGTGGGTGAAATGCCTCTTCCCAATGCCCTTACGGAAGCCGTTCAACAAGCCCGCACCGCGCCTGAAACCACGCTTACGTTACGGGTCAACGGTCACGACTACTTCGGTGAAATGACCGCGCTCTCCCCAACGGGCGGCGACGTAACCGCACTGAAGTTCCGGTTTGACAATCCCGGCGAGGTGTTGCAACCCGCCACCCCCTATCCGCTCACGTTGAAGCTGCCGACCAAGGTACCGTTGATTCATTTACCGCGCAGCAGCAATATCGGTGACGATACCGTATACATTGTCACTGCGGACGGTCTGATTGACGCCCGACACGTCACTACCGCTTATGTTGACGGTGACGATTGGGTCGTCTTGGCAGGTCTTGCGGTCGGCGAACGCGTCATCGCTGCGCCGGCACCGCATTTGGAAATCGGGATGCATGTCGATGTCCGCGCTTAA
- a CDS encoding sugar ABC transporter ATP-binding protein — translation MQIEMRDISKAFGQNRVLLGVNLTVRPGEIHALMGENGAGKSTLMNILTGLHKADNGTILVDGAERVFTSPREAEDAGIAFVHQELNIWPNLTILENLFLMRPLKNSLGMLDWDRMRELAAAKCDELNISLPLEKEAQDCSVGQQQLTEIVRMLMLDAQIVIMDEPTAALSERETEVLFRVLGQMRTKGVGIIYISHRMEEVFELCDTVTVMRDGMAISTQPVAKTTMDRVVSDMVGRSLTEYYPERTVTPGKVVFEINNLNSAGVFHDVSFTIREGEILGIAGLMGAGRTEIMRALFGVDKKDSCEIKIHGQAMKIDNPSDAIKAGIGFITENRKTEGLILDFSIGDNISLPSIEKFASHQYVRRGAENEFTEMLAKRLGVKAQSLTEPVGTLSGGNQQKVVIAKWIGMKPAILIMDEPTRGIDVGAKRDIYDLMNELTAAGVAIIMVSSELPEVIGMSDRIMVIREGSIAGVLDRSEATQEKIITLATGGQ, via the coding sequence ATGCAAATTGAGATGCGTGACATCTCCAAAGCATTCGGACAGAACCGAGTGCTCTTAGGAGTCAATCTGACGGTTCGACCCGGTGAGATTCATGCCTTAATGGGTGAAAACGGGGCGGGCAAGTCGACTCTGATGAATATTTTGACGGGTCTGCACAAGGCCGATAACGGCACCATTCTGGTGGACGGCGCGGAACGCGTATTTACGTCGCCGCGGGAAGCGGAAGACGCAGGAATTGCGTTTGTCCATCAGGAATTAAATATTTGGCCGAATTTGACGATTCTGGAAAATCTTTTTCTGATGCGTCCGCTTAAAAATTCATTGGGCATGCTGGACTGGGATCGCATGCGCGAATTGGCGGCAGCCAAATGTGACGAACTGAATATTTCCCTGCCGCTTGAAAAAGAGGCGCAGGACTGCTCTGTCGGTCAGCAACAGTTGACGGAGATTGTGCGCATGCTGATGCTTGACGCGCAGATCGTGATCATGGACGAACCGACCGCCGCTTTGAGTGAGCGGGAAACCGAAGTGCTGTTCCGAGTGCTAGGTCAGATGCGGACCAAAGGCGTCGGCATCATTTACATTTCGCACCGCATGGAAGAAGTCTTCGAACTTTGCGATACGGTAACCGTGATGCGCGACGGCATGGCGATTTCCACGCAACCTGTCGCGAAAACGACGATGGATCGCGTCGTATCCGATATGGTCGGCCGTTCGTTGACGGAATACTATCCGGAGCGCACGGTAACGCCGGGCAAAGTCGTTTTTGAAATTAATAATTTGAACAGCGCGGGCGTGTTCCACGACGTTTCGTTTACGATTCGCGAAGGCGAGATCTTGGGGATTGCGGGTCTGATGGGGGCTGGCCGTACCGAGATTATGCGCGCGCTTTTCGGCGTCGATAAAAAAGACAGCTGTGAAATTAAAATTCACGGGCAGGCGATGAAGATCGATAACCCGTCGGATGCCATTAAGGCGGGGATCGGTTTTATTACCGAAAACCGTAAGACGGAAGGTCTGATTTTAGATTTTTCCATCGGCGATAATATTTCGTTGCCGAGCATTGAAAAATTTGCTTCGCACCAATACGTGCGCCGCGGCGCGGAAAATGAATTTACGGAAATGCTCGCCAAGCGTCTCGGCGTTAAGGCGCAGTCGCTGACGGAACCGGTCGGAACGCTTTCGGGCGGCAACCAGCAAAAAGTCGTCATTGCGAAATGGATCGGTATGAAACCGGCGATTCTGATTATGGACGAACCGACGCGCGGTATCGATGTCGGCGCCAAGCGAGATATTTACGATTTAATGAATGAGTTGACGGCGGCCGGCGTTGCCATCATCATGGTCTCCTCGGAATTACCGGAAGTCATCGGTATGAGTGACCGCATTATGGTGATTCGCGAGGGTTCGATCGCGGGCGTGCTGGACCGCAGTGAAGCCACGCAGGAAAAAATTATTACATTAGCTACAGGGGGACAGTAA
- a CDS encoding zeta toxin family protein, with protein sequence MPYSQKTLQQLEKAADQVPPGIQLEVNAEIFVTVRNMLVADPQSGSRKQRHMERLGELIRRTVAAIAEIEERRGYGISVEEQVAMLEEALAIMDVYLPEIFFEEIAKPDIDFVPPAPESTYDRAQADFVFATRVWPIIAGNKPKHVERPIAYLIGGQPGSGKSRMASTVIDNHEHQLIHGDPDTLFGFHPHYQELQEKYGLYSIYITQHFADYMAEKAFQQAVAERRHLLIESNCTDPEEILSKLKLLQDSGYYVIVKFRATPRLESWQSLQQLYQQQLIKAPALARMMSPEYHDWACDKFVETALAVHHEHRYDRLVVKSEKGLLYDSDDSPTESVAELLRARLRRGEEE encoded by the coding sequence ATGCCGTATAGTCAAAAGACCTTACAGCAGCTCGAGAAAGCGGCCGACCAAGTCCCCCCCGGGATTCAGCTGGAAGTCAACGCGGAAATTTTTGTGACGGTTCGCAACATGTTGGTCGCGGACCCGCAAAGCGGTTCGCGTAAGCAGCGCCACATGGAGCGGCTGGGTGAACTGATCCGCCGCACCGTCGCCGCGATTGCGGAAATCGAAGAGCGTCGCGGTTATGGTATTTCCGTCGAAGAACAGGTAGCCATGCTGGAAGAAGCGCTGGCCATCATGGATGTCTACTTGCCGGAGATCTTTTTTGAAGAAATCGCCAAACCGGATATTGATTTTGTTCCGCCCGCGCCGGAATCCACCTATGATCGCGCGCAGGCCGATTTTGTATTCGCCACGCGTGTGTGGCCCATCATCGCAGGCAATAAACCGAAACATGTGGAGCGTCCGATCGCTTACCTGATCGGCGGGCAACCCGGCTCGGGCAAGTCCCGCATGGCTTCAACGGTCATTGACAACCACGAGCACCAGCTCATCCACGGCGATCCCGATACCTTGTTCGGTTTTCATCCGCATTACCAGGAACTGCAGGAAAAATACGGTCTGTACAGTATTTACATCACGCAACATTTTGCCGATTACATGGCGGAAAAAGCGTTTCAACAGGCCGTCGCCGAACGTCGCCACTTGCTGATCGAAAGCAATTGCACCGACCCGGAAGAAATTTTGTCCAAGCTTAAACTCCTGCAGGATAGCGGCTACTATGTCATTGTCAAATTTCGCGCGACGCCGCGGCTGGAAAGCTGGCAGTCGCTGCAACAACTGTACCAGCAGCAACTTATCAAAGCGCCGGCGCTGGCTCGCATGATGAGTCCCGAGTATCACGACTGGGCCTGCGATAAATTCGTGGAAACCGCGTTGGCGGTGCACCATGAGCATCGCTATGATCGCCTTGTGGTGAAAAGTGAGAAAGGTCTTTTATACGACAGCGACGACAGTCCGACGGAAAGCGTCGCCGAACTTTTACGCGCACGTCTGCGTCGCGGCGAAGAAGAATAA